A genomic segment from Paenibacillus sp. FSL K6-1096 encodes:
- a CDS encoding carbohydrate ABC transporter permease encodes MPRSLRYLITYILLVLLALFMMGPFLWLLSVSLMPGRNVFANPPAILPTFIAFENYVQVWNFMDFPRYILNTVVITLLGVVFNIFLSCLTAYPLAAFRFKGRNLVFTLLISTMIIPSATAMIVHYLTIQAFGLGNTFLGVVLPAAVSVFNIFLMRQTFLGIPADIRDSGKMDGASELRIFIQLVMPLVKPGIAVIGLLEVMAFWNNFLWPIVVLDDPQKYPLAAALTYLNGQFSYNFGWIAAGTMISVLPIILVFLFTQKYYMEGIAGAIKG; translated from the coding sequence ATGCCGCGTAGCTTGCGTTATCTGATTACTTATATTCTGCTGGTCCTGCTCGCCCTGTTCATGATGGGGCCGTTCCTGTGGCTGCTCAGCGTGTCGCTGATGCCGGGACGCAATGTGTTTGCGAATCCGCCGGCTATTCTGCCGACCTTCATCGCTTTTGAGAACTATGTGCAGGTGTGGAACTTCATGGATTTCCCGCGTTACATTCTGAATACGGTCGTTATTACGCTGCTTGGGGTCGTCTTCAATATCTTCCTGTCCTGTCTGACCGCGTATCCGCTGGCCGCCTTCCGGTTCAAGGGCCGGAACCTGGTGTTCACGCTGCTGATCTCGACCATGATTATTCCATCGGCTACTGCGATGATTGTGCATTATTTGACGATTCAGGCTTTTGGGCTGGGCAATACCTTCCTTGGGGTGGTTCTTCCGGCGGCGGTGTCGGTGTTCAATATCTTCCTGATGCGCCAGACCTTCCTGGGCATTCCGGCCGACATCCGGGATTCGGGTAAAATGGACGGGGCCTCCGAGCTGCGGATCTTTATCCAACTGGTGATGCCTCTCGTCAAGCCGGGGATTGCCGTCATCGGGCTGCTGGAGGTCATGGCGTTCTGGAACAACTTCCTGTGGCCGATTGTCGTCCTCGACGATCCGCAGAAGTATCCGCTCGCGGCGGCGCTCACTTATCTGAACGGGCAATTCTCTTACAACTTCGGCTGGATTGCCGCCGGAACAATGATTTCGGTGCTGCCGATCATCCTCGTGTTCCTGTTCACACAGAAGTATTATATGGAAGGAATTGCAGGAGCGATTAAAGGGTAA
- a CDS encoding beta-N-acetylglucosaminidase domain-containing protein yields MGISLRDCQYLFRDYYTQGKELIVDGPQLRCELASRYAMNQDADGLLEEGGGIVILKPAGPGVATADKGNAQLMLEYDGGLAADGYRLTIGEDAKLVIAAPNRRGLKYGLDALKRLLTVEEDCCRLPVATVEDEPSFAVRGIIEGFYGVPWSFADRMDSVRYMSEHRMNAFMYAPKDDPYHRKLWREPYPDDVSAKIHELKQECDKQLVDFYYCISPGNDLEFRSQGDFAKLEEKLAAMIAIGVRHFALLMDDIDYVLQGDNKQFLERSGTAHAYVTNRVYDYLAGCLPHFTLAMCPSEYWSYWNTEYKKDIREQLHPAVKIFWTGYFVFAPEIGRRHAEDNHGFYGHELWLWDNIPVNDCDKDRLFLDPVRGRSSRLGQFGHTAVVANPMNQWECSKITLTTMSHYMWNSGRYMPELSWELSVREFAGELAEEMMFFCRQNLNSRLYSGGYPELDDALAERDLERLDAYFNRLEQTAVRLGGLDNAKFIEEAGPWLRRAIADAVLWRALRRQLADPLEPQAAAEVRECLETCRSYGARLGSDPAVRAAKVLGLELPEETKETKEGDRHD; encoded by the coding sequence ATGGGAATTTCGTTACGGGACTGCCAGTATCTGTTCCGCGACTATTATACACAAGGCAAAGAGCTGATCGTGGACGGCCCGCAGCTGCGCTGTGAACTGGCCTCGCGGTATGCGATGAATCAGGATGCAGACGGGCTGCTTGAGGAAGGCGGCGGCATCGTGATTCTGAAGCCGGCCGGACCGGGCGTAGCCACCGCCGATAAGGGGAATGCACAGCTGATGCTGGAGTATGACGGCGGGCTTGCTGCAGACGGATACCGTCTTACGATTGGCGAGGATGCGAAGCTGGTCATTGCTGCGCCTAACCGGCGCGGGCTAAAATACGGTCTGGATGCACTGAAGCGGCTGCTTACGGTTGAGGAGGACTGTTGCCGCCTGCCGGTGGCTACGGTGGAGGATGAGCCTTCTTTTGCGGTGCGGGGCATTATTGAAGGGTTCTATGGTGTGCCATGGAGCTTCGCAGACCGGATGGATTCGGTCAGGTACATGAGTGAGCACCGGATGAACGCCTTCATGTACGCGCCGAAGGATGATCCCTATCACCGGAAGCTGTGGCGTGAGCCGTATCCGGACGATGTGTCCGCCAAGATTCATGAGCTTAAGCAGGAATGCGACAAGCAGCTGGTGGATTTCTACTATTGTATTAGTCCGGGCAATGATCTGGAATTCCGCAGCCAAGGCGACTTCGCGAAGCTGGAGGAGAAGCTTGCGGCCATGATCGCGATTGGAGTGCGGCATTTCGCACTATTAATGGATGACATTGATTATGTGCTGCAAGGTGACAACAAGCAGTTCCTGGAGCGCTCCGGGACCGCCCATGCCTATGTGACGAACCGGGTCTACGATTATCTGGCTGGTTGTCTGCCGCACTTCACCCTGGCGATGTGTCCTTCGGAATACTGGTCGTATTGGAATACGGAGTACAAGAAGGATATCCGGGAGCAGCTTCATCCTGCCGTCAAAATCTTCTGGACCGGCTACTTCGTCTTCGCCCCGGAGATCGGCCGCAGACATGCGGAGGATAACCATGGCTTTTACGGGCATGAGCTGTGGCTGTGGGACAATATTCCGGTGAACGACTGCGACAAGGACCGGCTGTTCCTTGATCCGGTGCGCGGGCGCAGCTCCCGGCTTGGTCAATTCGGGCACACCGCCGTCGTGGCGAATCCCATGAACCAGTGGGAATGCTCCAAAATCACACTCACCACCATGTCCCACTACATGTGGAACAGCGGGCGCTACATGCCGGAGCTGTCCTGGGAGCTGTCCGTGCGTGAATTCGCCGGGGAGCTGGCGGAGGAGATGATGTTCTTCTGCCGCCAGAATCTGAACAGCCGCCTGTATTCCGGCGGATACCCGGAGCTGGACGATGCGCTGGCAGAGCGCGATCTGGAGCGGCTGGATGCTTATTTCAACCGGCTGGAGCAGACGGCTGTGCGGCTGGGTGGATTGGACAATGCCAAGTTCATCGAAGAAGCTGGACCTTGGCTGCGCCGGGCGATTGCGGATGCAGTGCTGTGGCGGGCGTTGCGCAGACAGCTTGCGGACCCGCTGGAGCCGCAGGCTGCGGCAGAAGTCCGTGAATGCCTGGAGACCTGTCGCAGCTATGGTGCGCGACTCGGAAGTGATCCGGCTGTACGCGCGGCTAAGGTGCTGGGTCTGGAGCTGCCGGAGGAGACGAAGGAGACCAAGGAGGGGGACAGACATGACTAA
- a CDS encoding sugar ABC transporter substrate-binding protein: MRTNRKGFTVSLLLSMSMLLAACGGNGNTKDTPDTGSAGQTGTGAEATAAAKDVTLEFWTIALQPTFNDYFNDLIAKYEESHPGVKVEWKDYPYDAISQRLLTSTASGKSPDVVNLNTEFASQLGSKGALLDLNEYLTDEQAKSYFEGIYNSTVLDGKAYALPWYTGTEVLFMNKKLVEQAGLDPANPPQTREELVEWARQVHEKTGAAGYAQQLVSKLFPIDGIPILNEDKTAAAFNTPEAEAMITQMRDLMKEGVVLKEDADFSKQIQYFSGEQVAFQLSGPTFINFIKTSAPDVYKNTIAVPLPTGKANLRLSNSMNLVVPQKSKNPKEAVEFAAFITDAENQTAFSKVANTLPSSKASIQDPFFTESDGSLEAEAKVASSQSLDKATDYMVGVPSAADINSALARGLQEILMNGADIKETLNKVEKEVNNIISQGS, encoded by the coding sequence GTGAGAACGAACAGAAAAGGCTTCACGGTATCGTTACTGCTGTCCATGTCTATGCTGCTTGCGGCTTGCGGAGGGAATGGCAATACCAAGGATACACCGGATACGGGAAGCGCCGGGCAGACCGGAACAGGCGCAGAGGCAACGGCTGCTGCCAAGGACGTGACTCTGGAATTCTGGACCATTGCACTTCAGCCTACGTTCAATGATTACTTCAATGATCTGATTGCCAAGTATGAGGAGAGCCACCCGGGAGTGAAGGTGGAGTGGAAGGATTATCCGTATGATGCCATCTCGCAGCGCCTGTTGACCAGCACAGCCAGCGGCAAAAGCCCCGATGTCGTGAATCTTAACACTGAATTCGCCAGCCAGTTAGGCAGCAAGGGAGCGCTGCTGGATCTGAATGAATACCTGACGGATGAGCAGGCGAAGAGTTATTTTGAGGGAATCTATAATTCTACGGTGCTGGACGGCAAGGCTTATGCGCTCCCCTGGTACACAGGCACTGAGGTGCTGTTCATGAACAAAAAGCTGGTGGAACAAGCCGGCCTTGACCCGGCGAACCCGCCGCAGACCCGTGAGGAGCTGGTGGAATGGGCCCGCCAGGTACATGAGAAGACCGGAGCCGCAGGGTATGCCCAGCAGCTGGTCTCCAAGCTGTTCCCGATCGATGGTATTCCCATCCTGAATGAAGACAAGACAGCCGCTGCCTTCAATACGCCGGAAGCCGAGGCAATGATTACCCAGATGCGCGATCTGATGAAAGAAGGCGTGGTACTGAAGGAGGACGCGGATTTCAGCAAGCAGATCCAGTATTTTTCGGGTGAGCAGGTAGCTTTTCAGTTATCCGGTCCAACCTTCATTAACTTCATCAAGACCTCTGCGCCGGATGTTTACAAGAACACCATCGCTGTCCCGCTGCCGACAGGCAAGGCCAATCTGCGTCTCTCTAACTCTATGAACCTGGTCGTGCCGCAAAAGTCGAAGAACCCGAAGGAAGCGGTAGAGTTCGCCGCCTTCATTACGGACGCCGAGAACCAGACGGCCTTCTCCAAGGTCGCCAATACACTGCCGTCAAGCAAGGCCTCGATTCAGGACCCGTTCTTCACCGAATCTGACGGCTCCCTGGAAGCCGAAGCGAAGGTCGCTTCCTCACAGAGTCTGGATAAAGCTACTGATTACATGGTCGGTGTGCCAAGTGCAGCGGATATCAACTCTGCGCTGGCGCGGGGACTGCAGGAGATTCTGATGAACGGCGCAGATATCAAGGAGACGCTGAACAAGGTAGAGAAGGAAGTTAACAACATTATCAGTCAGGGCTCCTAA
- a CDS encoding MFS transporter has product MNSHEQNAKPPSLFGNRFLQTILLSSVLLQIGIWVRNFAILLYVADRTNNDPYAISLISVAEFAPIFVFSFIGGTFADRWRPKRTMIWCDSLSAVSVFAVLLSIHFGSWESVYLVAFISAILSQFSQPSSMRLFKVHVPEEQLQQGMALFQSLMAIFMVLGPMLGTFVYSTFGLEISIAVMGVVFILSALVLVRLPEDLSVTKTVAVKGQFRKDFTEGFRYVWQSRVLRMLGLAFVLAGLAVGVSQALNLFIVTERLGKNEEFLQYLLMVNGAAMLIGGGIVAAFAKKVPPQLLLAIGMVSGAICTTIVGLSTSIPLTLTIQFLNGLVFPCIHIGISTMILKWSHSTIVGRVNGVLNPMFVGMMVISMSFAGALKSSFSLSAIYGGAGLLFLLGAMVMLPIMNQKAPEQAAAQ; this is encoded by the coding sequence TTGAATAGTCACGAACAAAACGCAAAACCGCCCAGTTTGTTTGGTAACCGCTTTCTGCAGACGATTCTATTGTCAAGCGTGCTTCTGCAGATCGGGATTTGGGTGCGGAATTTCGCCATTCTCCTGTATGTTGCGGACCGGACCAACAATGATCCCTATGCCATCTCCCTGATTAGCGTAGCGGAGTTTGCACCGATTTTTGTATTCTCGTTCATTGGCGGAACCTTTGCCGACCGGTGGCGGCCGAAGCGGACGATGATCTGGTGCGATTCCCTATCTGCTGTGTCCGTCTTCGCCGTGCTGCTGAGCATCCATTTCGGATCCTGGGAGTCCGTCTATCTGGTCGCCTTCATCTCGGCCATTCTGTCACAGTTCTCCCAGCCGTCGAGCATGAGATTGTTCAAGGTTCATGTACCTGAGGAACAGCTGCAGCAGGGCATGGCGCTTTTCCAGTCGCTGATGGCGATATTCATGGTGCTGGGACCGATGCTGGGAACCTTCGTGTACAGCACATTCGGGCTGGAGATTTCCATTGCTGTTATGGGCGTGGTATTTATTCTGTCTGCGCTGGTTCTTGTCCGCCTCCCTGAGGACCTTTCCGTCACCAAGACAGTGGCTGTTAAAGGGCAATTCCGCAAGGACTTCACCGAAGGCTTCCGCTATGTCTGGCAGAGCCGGGTGCTGCGGATGCTCGGGCTGGCGTTCGTACTGGCAGGGCTTGCCGTTGGCGTATCCCAGGCGCTGAATCTGTTCATCGTCACAGAGCGGCTGGGCAAGAATGAGGAGTTCCTGCAATATTTGCTGATGGTTAACGGGGCTGCGATGCTGATCGGGGGAGGGATTGTCGCTGCTTTTGCCAAAAAAGTCCCTCCACAGCTGCTGCTGGCCATCGGGATGGTCTCGGGCGCGATCTGCACTACGATAGTCGGCTTATCCACCAGCATTCCGCTCACGCTGACCATCCAGTTCCTGAACGGGCTGGTATTCCCGTGCATCCATATCGGGATCAGCACAATGATTCTGAAATGGTCCCATTCCACCATTGTCGGCCGGGTCAACGGGGTGCTGAATCCGATGTTCGTCGGTATGATGGTCATATCCATGTCCTTCGCCGGCGCACTAAAAAGTTCCTTCTCACTAAGCGCGATCTACGGCGGAGCCGGATTGCTGTTCCTGCTGGGGGCAATGGTCATGCTGCCGATCATGAATCAGAAGGCGCCGGAGCAGGCTGCTGCTCAATAG
- a CDS encoding Tm-1-like ATP-binding domain-containing protein, with protein MKTKTIAIAGTFDTKGEEYLYIKQLAGELGLKTLMIHTGVFEPVFVPEVSNGEVARAAGMSIEELAAGKDRALATEVLSRGLEQLVPQLYKEGRFDGIISFGGTGGTSLVAPAMRALPIGVPKVLVSTVASGNTAPYVGTSDIVMIPSVVDVAGLNSISTKIFSNAMFAIAGMLRFETAQQPEKKPLVAATMFGVTTPCVTEARKVLEEAGYEVLVFHATGIGGQSMEALVEAGFIEGVLDLTTTEWADEIIGGVLNAGPHRLEAAGRKRIPQVVSVGALDMCNFGTADSVPEKFKDRKFYHHNPTVTLMRTTVAENEQLGKKLAEKLNMAKERTVLMLPLQGISAIDVEGQPFYGPEEDRMLFDTLRGQVDRNVVEVIELDYAINDPAFAQAAARKLINLMQDANS; from the coding sequence ATGAAGACGAAGACGATTGCCATTGCCGGAACATTCGATACCAAAGGCGAGGAATACCTGTATATCAAGCAGCTTGCCGGGGAGCTTGGACTGAAGACGCTGATGATCCATACTGGTGTATTCGAGCCGGTATTTGTCCCGGAGGTATCGAACGGGGAGGTCGCCCGTGCCGCAGGCATGAGCATTGAAGAGCTTGCAGCGGGAAAAGACCGGGCCTTGGCGACAGAGGTATTGTCCAGAGGCTTGGAGCAGCTTGTTCCGCAGCTGTATAAGGAAGGCAGATTCGACGGTATTATCTCCTTCGGGGGTACGGGAGGAACTTCACTGGTCGCACCCGCGATGCGGGCCTTGCCAATCGGCGTGCCGAAGGTGCTGGTCTCGACCGTGGCGTCAGGGAACACTGCTCCTTATGTCGGCACAAGTGATATCGTGATGATTCCGTCTGTGGTGGATGTGGCAGGCCTGAATTCCATCTCGACCAAAATCTTCAGCAATGCGATGTTCGCCATCGCCGGTATGCTGAGGTTCGAGACTGCGCAGCAGCCGGAGAAGAAGCCGCTGGTGGCAGCGACCATGTTCGGCGTAACCACGCCCTGTGTGACAGAAGCGCGTAAGGTTCTGGAGGAGGCGGGCTACGAGGTGCTTGTATTTCATGCAACGGGCATCGGCGGACAGTCGATGGAGGCACTGGTCGAGGCCGGGTTCATCGAAGGGGTGCTCGATCTGACAACCACGGAGTGGGCGGATGAGATCATCGGCGGGGTTCTGAATGCGGGCCCGCACCGCCTGGAGGCCGCAGGCCGCAAGCGTATTCCGCAGGTGGTCTCGGTAGGCGCGCTGGATATGTGCAACTTCGGTACAGCGGATAGCGTGCCGGAGAAGTTCAAGGACCGCAAGTTCTACCATCATAATCCGACGGTTACGCTGATGCGGACAACCGTGGCTGAGAATGAACAGCTGGGTAAGAAGCTGGCAGAGAAGCTCAATATGGCTAAGGAGAGAACGGTCCTGATGCTGCCTCTCCAAGGCATCTCGGCTATTGATGTGGAAGGACAGCCGTTCTATGGTCCCGAGGAGGACCGGATGCTGTTCGATACCCTGCGCGGCCAGGTGGACCGCAACGTTGTTGAAGTGATCGAGCTGGACTATGCGATCAACGATCCGGCTTTTGCCCAGGCGGCGGCCCGTAAGCTGATTAATCTGATGCAGGATGCTAATTCCTGA
- a CDS encoding sugar ABC transporter permease, whose protein sequence is MYKGIRSETFTAWAFMAPGLLFLAVFTFWPIIYGIPLSLTDYSVIAETKYVGLDNFTRAFQDHNFLISLWNSLVYVLIVPVIQILSILMAILVNSKIPGVKMFRAAYYIPVVTSMVAVALIWSWLLGNNGVVNYLLLKVGIISEQVSWLSTSSTALYVLMFITMWKGLGYYMMLYLAGLQGIPADLYEAARVDGAGPGRLIVHVTLPLLRPHILFCTLISVMGAIRVFDEVYILTKGGPGTSTLTSSVYIFQKGLEQFNFGYASALGLIVSVLVGALSVLVFRLNRKGGVNSY, encoded by the coding sequence GTGTACAAGGGGATTCGGTCTGAGACGTTTACCGCATGGGCTTTTATGGCACCGGGCCTGCTGTTTCTGGCGGTGTTTACCTTTTGGCCGATTATATACGGAATACCGCTCTCATTGACAGATTATTCGGTCATTGCCGAGACGAAATATGTGGGTCTGGATAACTTCACCCGGGCCTTCCAAGATCACAATTTCCTGATTTCACTATGGAACTCACTGGTGTATGTGCTGATTGTGCCGGTGATCCAGATCCTGTCGATCCTGATGGCGATTCTGGTGAACAGCAAGATTCCTGGAGTCAAAATGTTCCGCGCCGCCTACTACATCCCGGTCGTAACGTCTATGGTAGCAGTGGCGCTGATCTGGAGCTGGCTGCTCGGCAATAACGGTGTAGTCAATTATCTGCTGCTGAAGGTGGGCATTATTAGTGAGCAGGTGTCCTGGCTCTCCACGAGCAGTACGGCGCTGTATGTCCTGATGTTCATTACAATGTGGAAGGGCCTCGGCTATTACATGATGCTCTATCTGGCCGGGCTTCAGGGCATTCCGGCAGACTTGTATGAAGCTGCAAGGGTGGACGGAGCCGGGCCGGGAAGGCTGATTGTGCATGTGACGCTGCCGCTGTTGCGCCCGCATATTCTGTTCTGCACGCTAATCTCGGTCATGGGCGCAATCCGCGTGTTCGATGAGGTCTACATTCTGACCAAGGGGGGGCCGGGGACGTCCACGCTGACCTCAAGCGTCTATATTTTTCAAAAAGGGCTGGAGCAGTTCAATTTCGGCTATGCCTCGGCGCTCGGGCTGATTGTCAGTGTGCTGGTGGGGGCGCTTAGCGTGCTCGTATTCCGGCTCAACCGGAAAGGCGGGGTGAATTCCTATTGA
- a CDS encoding phosphoenolpyruvate hydrolase family protein, translated as MNKLSRTEIMAKFKEEVKAGKILLGVGAGTGITAKSSEAGGADMLIVYNSGRYRMAGRGSLAGLLSYGDANQIVVEMGSEVLPVVKHTPVLAGVCGTDPFRVMEVYLKQLKEQGFSGVQNFPTVGLIDGVFRQNLEETGMGYGLEVEMIRTAHELDLLTTPYVFDPEQARAMAEAGADILVAHMGLTTKGTIGAVTALTLDDCVERIEAIIEAGRAVNPDIMIICHGGPIAEPEDAAYVIERTKGIDGFFGASSIERFAAEKGITQQTEAFKAIHK; from the coding sequence ATGAATAAGCTAAGCAGAACTGAGATTATGGCGAAATTCAAGGAAGAAGTGAAGGCAGGCAAAATTCTCCTCGGTGTCGGGGCAGGCACTGGCATTACAGCCAAGAGCAGTGAAGCGGGCGGGGCGGATATGCTGATTGTCTATAATTCCGGCCGCTACAGAATGGCGGGGCGCGGTTCACTGGCCGGTCTGCTGTCCTACGGGGATGCCAACCAGATTGTCGTGGAGATGGGATCTGAAGTACTGCCTGTTGTTAAGCACACGCCGGTGTTGGCCGGGGTATGCGGGACCGACCCGTTCCGGGTGATGGAGGTCTACCTGAAGCAGCTCAAGGAGCAGGGCTTCAGCGGTGTGCAGAACTTCCCGACCGTAGGCTTGATTGACGGCGTGTTCCGGCAAAATCTGGAGGAGACCGGCATGGGCTACGGCCTGGAGGTGGAGATGATCCGCACCGCCCATGAGCTGGATCTGCTGACCACCCCGTATGTGTTCGACCCGGAGCAGGCGAGAGCGATGGCCGAAGCAGGTGCTGACATTCTGGTTGCCCATATGGGCCTGACCACCAAGGGCACGATTGGTGCTGTAACTGCGCTGACGCTGGATGACTGCGTGGAACGCATCGAGGCGATTATTGAAGCCGGACGGGCCGTGAACCCGGACATTATGATTATCTGCCACGGCGGGCCGATTGCCGAGCCGGAGGATGCAGCGTATGTGATTGAGCGGACGAAGGGCATCGACGGTTTCTTCGGCGCATCGAGCATCGAGCGTTTTGCCGCCGAGAAGGGCATCACCCAGCAGACCGAGGCGTTCAAGGCTATTCATAAATAA